Below is a genomic region from Jatrophihabitans sp..
GCGGCGGTGACTCGGCGGTGGACTGGGCGCTGTTGCTGGAGCCGATCGCCAAGTCGGTGGCCCTGGTGCACCGGCGGGCCGCCTTCCGGGCGCACCCGCACTCGGTGGAGGTCATGCAGACCACCTCCGTCCGGGTGATCACCGACGCCCAGGTCACGGCGGTGGTCGGTGACCCGGTCAGCGAGGTGCAGGTCAGCGTCGCCGACCAGCTCACCTCGCTGCCCTGTGACCGGCTGGTCGCCGCCCTCGGGTTCATCGCCAACCTGGGCCCGCTGCTGGAGTGGGGCCTGGAGATCCAGCAGAAGCGGCACATCGTGGTCGACACCACGATGGCGTCCTCGGTGCCGGGGGTGTACGCCTCCGGTGACATCTGCGAGTACCCGGGCAAGGTGCGCCTGATCGCGACCGGTTTCGGCGAAGTGGCCACCGCGGTCAACAACGCCGTGCGTTACATGGACCCGAAGGCTTCGGTCTTTCCCGGCCACCTGTCCGACTACGCCCCGCCCGGCACGCTGGGATCGCCAGGCACCCCGACCACGGCCTCCGGCTCGCCGAGCGCCCCCACCACAGTGCCCGGGTGATCATCGGGGTGGGCATCGACGTGGTGCCGGTCGCGCGGTTCGACTCGGCCAGCGTGCGCACCAAGCGGTTGATCGAGCGGCTGTTCACCCCTGCCGAGCGGTTCAACGCCCACGGCGTGGCCCGCACCGCGGAGTCGCTGGCTGCGCGGTTCGCGGCCAAGGAGGCGGTCGCCAAGGCGATGGGCTCGCCCGGCGGCATGTCCTGGCAGGACGCCGAGGTGGTGGTCGAGGACAACGGCCGGCCCCGCCTGATCATCGCGGGCACCGTCGCGCGCAAGGCCGAGGAGCTGGGGATCCACAGCTGGCACGTGTCGCTGTCCCACGATGGCGGGATCGCCTCGGCGGTCGTCATCGCGGAGGGCTGATGCAGGGGGTCTGGCCGGTCTCGGAGATCCGGGCCGCCGAGCGGCGGGTGCTGGCCGGCCTGCCGGACGGGGCGCTGATGGCCCGGGCGGCCCGGGCGGTCACCGTCGAGGCGGTCGGAATGCTCGGCTTCAGCTACGGCGCCCGGGTGGTGCTGCTGGTCGGCCCCGGCGACAACGGCGGCGACGCGCTGTACGCGGGCGCGGAGCTGAGCCGGCGCGGGGTGGCGGTGCGGGCGGTGCTGGCCGACCCGGCCAAGGCGCACCCCGGTGGGCTGGCCGCCCTGCGGGCCGCCGGTGGCCGGCAGGTGACGCTGGCCGAGGCCGGTCCGCACGACCTGATCGTGGACGGACTGCTGGGCATCGGCGCCCGCGGCCCGGTGCGCGAGTCCTTCGTCCCGCTGGTGCGCTGGAGCCTGAACTCGGCCGCGCCGGTGCTCTCGGTCGACATCGCCTCCGGGGTGGACCCGGACACCGGCGCCGTCGCCGGGCCGGCGGTGCGGGCGGCGACCACCCTGTGCATGGGCGCGCTGAAGGCCGGCCTGCTGGTCGGCCAGGGCCGGGTGCACACCGGCCGGCTGCGGCTGATCGACCTGGGGCTGGCGCCCGAGCTGCCGGAGCCACGGCTGCACCGGCTCGAACGCGCTGATCTGGTGGGCGACCTGCGGCTGCCCGCCCCGGGCCCGCGCGATGACAAGTACACCCGCGGCGTCGTCGGGGTGGCGGCCGGCTCGCAGGCCTACCCCGGGGCGGCCCAGCTGTGCGTCGGGGCGGCCCGGCTCGGCGGCGTCGGGGCGGTGCGTTACGCCGGCCACGCGGCGGCCGAGGTGGTCAGGCGCTGGCCCGAGGTGATCGTCTCCGACAGCGTCTACCGCGCCGGCCGGGTGCAGGCCTGGGTTCTCGGGCCGGGGCTGGGCGACACCGGCGAGGCCGTCGAGTCGCTGCGCCAGGTGCTGGCCAGCGAGGTCGCGGTGGTGATCGACGCCGACGGGCTGAACCTGCTGGTCGAGCGCCGGGAACTGCTGGCCGAACGCACGGAGGCCACCGTGCTGACCCCGCACGACCGCGAGTTCGAGCGGCTGTTCGGTGAGATCGGCGAGGACCGGATCAGCGCCGTCCGGCGGGCCGCCGCCGACACCGGGGCGACGGTGCTGCTCAAGGGCTTCGCCACGATCGTGGCCGAACCGTCCGGGCACTGCTATCTGAACCCGGTCGGGGCCGCGGCGCTGGCCACCGCCGGCAGCGGCGACGTGCTGGCCGGCCTGATCGGCTCGTTGCTGGCTGCCGGCCTGCGGCCCGGCCTGGCAGCGGCCACCGGCGCCTACCTGCATGCGGCTGCCGGGGCGCGAGCCGCGGCGGCCGGCCCGGTGGTGGCCGGGGATCTGCTCGGCGCGCTGCGCGAGGAGATCGGCGCGCTGCGCGAGGAGATCGGCGCGCTGCGTGCAGGGACCGGCGAGCCGTGCGAAACGACCGGCCAGCCGCGCGGCGTTTGACAGACTGGAGCCATGCTGCGCACCGAGGCCGTCGTCGACCTGGCCGCCATCGCCGCCAACGTCGCCACCCTGAAGTCCAACACCGCCGCCGAGCTGATGGCGGTGGTCAAGGCCGACGGGTACGGCCACGGAATGGTCGCCTCGGCGCGGGCCGCGCTGGTGGGCGGCGCCAGTTGGCTGGGAGTGGCGATGCTGGAGGAGGCGCTGGCGTTGCGCGCCGCCGGCATCACCGAGCCGGTGCTGGCCTGGCTGTGGACTCCCCGCGAGACCGAGGAGCTGCGGGCCGCGCTGGCGGCCGGAGTGGACATCTCGGTGTCCTCGCAGCAGGGTCTGGACCTGGTGGTGGCCACCGCCGCCGAGCTGGGCAGCCCCGCCCGGGTGCACCTCAAGATCGACACCGGCCTGTCCCGCAACGGCATCACCGCCGAGGACTGGCCGCAGCTGCTGGACGCCACCGCCAAGGCCGCCGCCACCGGCGTGATCGAGACCACCGGCATCTGGAGCCACTTCGTCTACGCCGACTCGCCGGGCCATCCCACCATCGCCCGCCAGATCGAGCGGTTCGGCGCCGCGCTGGACACCGCCCGCGGCTACGGGGTGGTGCCGCAGTTGCGCCACCTGGCCAACTCCGCCGGCACCGTGACGCTGCCGCAGTGCCACTTCGACCTGGTCCGGCCCGGGGTGGCGATCTACGGGCTGTCACCGGTTCCGGAGAAGGGCGACTTCGGGTTGACGCCGGCGATGACGCTGCGCACCTCGATCGCCAACGTCAAGCGGGTCTCGGCCGGCGAGGGGGTCAGCTACGGCCACCAGTACGTCACCGACCGCGAGACCACGCTGGCGCTGATCCCGGTGGGCTACGCCGACGGCGTGCCGCGGGCGGCCACCAACGTCGGACCCGTGACGATCGGCGGCAACCGCTACACCGTCAGCGGCCGGGTCTGCATGGACCAGTTCGTGGTC
It encodes:
- a CDS encoding NAD(P)/FAD-dependent oxidoreductase — encoded protein: MSPAEQTSVDVLIVGAGPVGLFGAYYAGVRGLSTAILDSLPEPGGQITAMYPEKAIFDVAGFPAIRGRELVSNLVAQAAPFSPAYLLGEQAIGLERGEDFVVTTSSGRRVRARSIIITGGIGTFTPRPLPTGEDMLGRGVVHFVPDPDEYHGLDVVIVGGGDSAVDWALLLEPIAKSVALVHRRAAFRAHPHSVEVMQTTSVRVITDAQVTAVVGDPVSEVQVSVADQLTSLPCDRLVAALGFIANLGPLLEWGLEIQQKRHIVVDTTMASSVPGVYASGDICEYPGKVRLIATGFGEVATAVNNAVRYMDPKASVFPGHLSDYAPPGTLGSPGTPTTASGSPSAPTTVPG
- a CDS encoding holo-ACP synthase; translation: MIIGVGIDVVPVARFDSASVRTKRLIERLFTPAERFNAHGVARTAESLAARFAAKEAVAKAMGSPGGMSWQDAEVVVEDNGRPRLIIAGTVARKAEELGIHSWHVSLSHDGGIASAVVIAEG
- a CDS encoding NAD(P)H-hydrate dehydratase, which gives rise to MQGVWPVSEIRAAERRVLAGLPDGALMARAARAVTVEAVGMLGFSYGARVVLLVGPGDNGGDALYAGAELSRRGVAVRAVLADPAKAHPGGLAALRAAGGRQVTLAEAGPHDLIVDGLLGIGARGPVRESFVPLVRWSLNSAAPVLSVDIASGVDPDTGAVAGPAVRAATTLCMGALKAGLLVGQGRVHTGRLRLIDLGLAPELPEPRLHRLERADLVGDLRLPAPGPRDDKYTRGVVGVAAGSQAYPGAAQLCVGAARLGGVGAVRYAGHAAAEVVRRWPEVIVSDSVYRAGRVQAWVLGPGLGDTGEAVESLRQVLASEVAVVIDADGLNLLVERRELLAERTEATVLTPHDREFERLFGEIGEDRISAVRRAAADTGATVLLKGFATIVAEPSGHCYLNPVGAAALATAGSGDVLAGLIGSLLAAGLRPGLAAATGAYLHAAAGARAAAAGPVVAGDLLGALREEIGALREEIGALRAGTGEPCETTGQPRGV
- the alr gene encoding alanine racemase; translated protein: MLRTEAVVDLAAIAANVATLKSNTAAELMAVVKADGYGHGMVASARAALVGGASWLGVAMLEEALALRAAGITEPVLAWLWTPRETEELRAALAAGVDISVSSQQGLDLVVATAAELGSPARVHLKIDTGLSRNGITAEDWPQLLDATAKAAATGVIETTGIWSHFVYADSPGHPTIARQIERFGAALDTARGYGVVPQLRHLANSAGTVTLPQCHFDLVRPGVAIYGLSPVPEKGDFGLTPAMTLRTSIANVKRVSAGEGVSYGHQYVTDRETTLALIPVGYADGVPRAATNVGPVTIGGNRYTVSGRVCMDQFVVDLGGAEASAGDEVVLFGPGSAGEPTAQDWADVLDTIHYEIVTRIGSRVPRSYTGGAA